The following proteins are co-located in the Dyadobacter chenwenxiniae genome:
- a CDS encoding vanadium-dependent haloperoxidase has translation MVKLNKGWLLIAVIGLLGSCKKDSPANISPDAIGNVTLQMTDVMIHDVTNPPLSARFFAYACLAGYEVVSQNDTAYKSMHGVLNEYPQMTKPAITTFSYQLSAVLAMLETARKMQPSGELLQTYQARLLDSCRNAGISEEAIAGSQKYALAISKQILKYAKADKYNLISNFPRYEPKNTLGTWYPTPPGYFPPVEPYFKTVRPFTLDSAAQFRPEPPVAFSEDKKSAFFKLMKLNYDDKKEPQHRVMAAFWDCNPFALENKGHLLVGMKKISPGAHWMGITNIACKQGKTDFSKTMLIHTSVAIGLMDGFMTCWEEKFRSNRIRPETAIRKYIDPTWTPFLQTPPFPEYLSGHSVISSSSAVILTHYFGDKFEYTDTVEERFGLKARKFPSFMAAAEESGMSRFYGGIHFMDAIENGQKQGIQVGEWVVKKLGE, from the coding sequence TTGGTAAAGTTAAATAAGGGCTGGCTGCTGATTGCAGTGATTGGCCTTTTGGGAAGCTGTAAAAAGGATTCACCAGCGAACATTAGTCCTGACGCGATTGGGAATGTAACATTGCAGATGACCGACGTCATGATCCACGACGTCACCAATCCACCATTAAGCGCCAGATTTTTCGCCTATGCCTGCCTGGCCGGCTACGAAGTTGTTTCGCAAAATGATACAGCTTACAAGAGCATGCACGGTGTATTGAATGAATATCCACAAATGACCAAGCCAGCGATAACGACATTTTCCTACCAATTAAGCGCCGTGCTGGCCATGCTGGAAACGGCCAGGAAAATGCAGCCATCCGGCGAATTATTGCAAACCTATCAGGCCAGGTTACTGGATTCGTGCAGAAATGCAGGCATAAGCGAAGAAGCCATCGCCGGCTCACAGAAATACGCCTTGGCGATCAGCAAGCAGATTTTAAAATATGCTAAGGCAGACAAATATAATCTGATCAGTAATTTCCCTCGCTACGAGCCTAAAAACACATTAGGGACCTGGTACCCGACTCCTCCCGGCTATTTCCCACCTGTGGAGCCTTACTTTAAAACCGTTCGTCCATTCACGCTTGATTCCGCTGCGCAATTCCGCCCGGAGCCTCCTGTCGCTTTTTCGGAAGACAAAAAATCAGCTTTTTTCAAGTTGATGAAGCTTAATTATGACGATAAAAAAGAGCCTCAGCACCGGGTTATGGCGGCTTTTTGGGATTGTAACCCGTTTGCTCTGGAAAACAAAGGGCATTTGCTGGTTGGGATGAAGAAGATCTCTCCGGGGGCGCACTGGATGGGAATAACAAACATTGCCTGCAAGCAAGGCAAGACAGATTTTTCCAAAACGATGTTAATCCATACGTCCGTTGCCATTGGATTGATGGACGGATTTATGACCTGCTGGGAGGAGAAATTCCGCAGCAACCGCATCCGCCCTGAGACAGCCATCCGCAAATACATCGATCCTACCTGGACGCCATTTTTACAAACGCCTCCCTTTCCCGAATATCTGAGCGGCCACTCCGTTATATCATCTTCATCAGCCGTAATCCTGACCCATTATTTTGGAGATAAATTCGAATACACCGACACCGTTGAAGAGCGTTTTGGCCTCAAAGCCCGCAAATTTCCATCATTCATGGCTGCCGCCGAAGAATCCGGCATGTCGCGTTTTTACGGAGGAATCCACTTCATGGACGCCATAGAAAACGGGCAAAAGCAAGGAATTCAGGTTGGTGAATGGGTTGTAAAGAAGCTTGGGGAATGA